From Pseudonocardia autotrophica, one genomic window encodes:
- a CDS encoding ABC transporter ATP-binding protein, with protein MSDTATTPPAPSTSAPALLSARNLVKNFPIRSGGLFRRQVGAVQAVSDVSFDIAEGETLGLVGESGCGKSTLARVALNLIPATSGEVRFDDREITGLSGGRMRALRREMQLVFQDPYASLDPRMPVSELIAEPLRIHGSYGDDGRRQVRDLMSTVGLRPEHGNRYPHEFSGGQRQRIGIARALALRPRLIVLDEPVSALDVSIQAGVLNLLQELQAERGLSYLFVSHDLSVVRHIAGRIAVMYLGKIVETGPAASLFGAPAHPYTHALISAIPLPDPRRERARERITVVGDLPSPADPPSGCRFRTRCPTFAATLTTGEQSRCVEEEPALVDRGSGHPVACHYAEARALL; from the coding sequence ATGAGCGACACGGCGACCACCCCGCCGGCGCCGTCGACGTCGGCCCCGGCGCTGCTGTCGGCCCGCAACCTGGTGAAGAACTTCCCGATCCGCTCCGGCGGGCTGTTCCGCAGGCAGGTCGGCGCGGTCCAGGCGGTGAGCGACGTGTCGTTCGACATCGCCGAGGGGGAGACGCTCGGGCTGGTCGGCGAGTCCGGCTGCGGGAAGTCGACGCTGGCCAGGGTCGCGCTGAACCTGATCCCGGCGACGTCCGGCGAGGTCCGGTTCGACGACCGGGAGATCACCGGACTGTCCGGCGGGCGGATGCGGGCGCTGCGCCGGGAGATGCAGCTGGTGTTCCAGGACCCGTACGCCTCGCTGGACCCGCGGATGCCGGTCAGCGAGCTGATCGCCGAGCCGCTGCGGATCCACGGCAGCTACGGCGACGACGGCCGCCGCCAGGTCCGCGACCTGATGAGCACGGTGGGGCTGCGCCCCGAGCACGGCAATCGCTATCCGCACGAGTTCTCCGGCGGCCAGCGGCAGCGGATCGGGATCGCCCGCGCGCTGGCGCTGCGACCCCGGCTGATCGTGCTCGACGAGCCGGTCTCCGCGCTGGACGTCTCGATCCAGGCGGGCGTGCTCAACCTGCTGCAGGAGCTGCAGGCCGAACGCGGGCTGTCGTACCTGTTCGTCTCGCACGACCTGTCGGTGGTCCGGCACATCGCCGGCCGGATCGCCGTCATGTACCTGGGCAAGATCGTCGAGACCGGCCCGGCGGCGTCGCTGTTCGGGGCACCCGCGCACCCGTACACGCACGCGCTGATCTCGGCGATCCCGCTGCCCGATCCGCGCCGCGAGCGCGCCCGGGAGCGGATCACCGTGGTCGGGGACCTGCCGAGCCCGGCCGACCCGCCGTCGGGCTGCCGGTTCCGCACCCGCTGCCCGACGTTCGCGGCCACGCTCACCACGGGTGAGCAGAGCAGGTGCGTCGAGGAGGAGCCCGCGCTCGTCGACCGCGGCAGCGGGCATCCGGTGGCGTGCCACTACGCCGAGGCGCGCGCGCTGCTGTAG
- the tsaD gene encoding tRNA (adenosine(37)-N6)-threonylcarbamoyltransferase complex transferase subunit TsaD translates to MSLVLGIETSCDETGAGLVRDGVLLGEGLASSADEHVRFGGVVPEVAARAHVSAVVPMVRAAVATAGVSLSDVDAVAVTAGPGLSPALHVGVAAAKAYATALDVPLYGVHHLAGHAAVDVLEHGPLPERCVCLIVSGGHTSLLSLGDLARDPVEHLGDTVDDAAGEAFDKVARLLGLRYPGGPSVSAAALDGDPAAIAFPRPMTGPRDAAFGFSFSGLKTAVARHVEAAQDAGRAVPVPDVAASFQMAVVDVLVRKALRACAERGADTLLMVGGVAANRVLRAEMERACTAAGIVLRVPAPRLCTDNGAMIAALGDLLVRAGIEPAGLATTAVPTVPLSGASVPVPAAEGEAARYPLPTSVAAGSITAS, encoded by the coding sequence GTGTCGCTGGTGCTGGGGATCGAGACGTCCTGCGACGAGACCGGGGCCGGTCTCGTCCGGGACGGGGTGCTGCTCGGTGAGGGACTGGCCTCGTCGGCGGACGAGCACGTCCGCTTCGGCGGCGTCGTCCCCGAGGTCGCGGCCCGGGCGCACGTGAGCGCGGTGGTGCCGATGGTGCGTGCCGCCGTCGCCACAGCCGGGGTGTCGCTGTCCGACGTGGACGCGGTCGCGGTCACCGCGGGCCCCGGCCTGTCCCCGGCGCTGCACGTCGGTGTGGCCGCCGCGAAGGCGTACGCGACGGCCCTTGACGTCCCGCTCTACGGCGTGCACCACCTCGCCGGGCATGCCGCGGTCGACGTGCTCGAGCACGGCCCGCTGCCGGAGCGCTGCGTCTGCCTGATCGTCTCCGGCGGGCACACCTCGCTGCTGTCGCTCGGCGACCTGGCCCGCGACCCGGTCGAGCACCTCGGCGACACCGTCGACGATGCGGCGGGCGAGGCCTTCGACAAGGTCGCCCGGCTGCTCGGGCTGCGCTACCCGGGCGGGCCGTCGGTGTCCGCGGCCGCGCTCGACGGCGATCCGGCGGCGATCGCCTTCCCCCGGCCGATGACCGGGCCCCGCGACGCCGCGTTCGGGTTCTCCTTCTCCGGGCTGAAGACGGCGGTGGCCCGGCACGTGGAGGCCGCCCAGGACGCCGGGCGTGCGGTGCCGGTGCCCGACGTCGCGGCGTCGTTCCAGATGGCGGTGGTCGACGTCCTGGTGCGCAAGGCGCTGCGCGCGTGCGCCGAGCGCGGTGCGGACACCCTGCTGATGGTCGGCGGGGTCGCCGCCAACCGGGTGCTGCGCGCGGAGATGGAACGGGCCTGCACCGCCGCCGGGATCGTGCTGCGGGTGCCCGCCCCACGGCTGTGTACCGACAACGGCGCGATGATCGCCGCGCTGGGCGACCTGCTGGTGCGGGCCGGGATCGAACCGGCCGGGCTGGCGACGACGGCGGTGCCGACGGTGCCGCTGAGCGGTGCGTCGGTGCCGGTCCCGGCCGCGGAGGGGGAGGCTGCGCGGTACCCGCTGCCCACCTCCGTGGCGGCGGGGTCGATCACCGCCTCGTAA
- the mshB gene encoding N-acetyl-1-D-myo-inositol-2-amino-2-deoxy-alpha-D-glucopyranoside deacetylase, translating to MSPARRLLLVHAHPDDETLTTGGTIARYAAEPDTGVTVVTCTLGEEGEVIGPELAELAPDRGDQLGGYRIRELEGALAALGGPDHRFLGGPGRWRDTGMVLAGHGTRAALPADLHPRAFAADDPFGAQLAQLLEIVDEVRPQVLVSYAADGTYGHPDHVRAHELTVAAAAARPDVVAKLYFAVRSGALLEDGLARLLSACGDPGGTGLRWPEPDEHPGFDETAVTTRVDVAGYDAERIAAMRAHATQIDVRTGPGWTAFAMSNGIVQPLLGVEEFVLAGAPAGCAESDLFEGVDP from the coding sequence GTGTCTCCCGCCCGCCGCCTGTTGCTCGTCCACGCTCACCCGGACGACGAGACCCTGACCACCGGCGGCACCATCGCCCGCTACGCCGCCGAGCCCGACACCGGGGTCACCGTGGTGACCTGCACCCTCGGCGAGGAGGGCGAGGTGATCGGCCCGGAGCTGGCCGAGCTCGCCCCGGACCGGGGTGACCAGCTGGGCGGCTACCGGATCCGCGAGCTCGAGGGGGCGCTCGCCGCGCTCGGCGGGCCGGACCACCGATTCCTCGGCGGCCCCGGCCGCTGGCGGGACACCGGCATGGTGCTGGCCGGGCACGGCACCCGGGCCGCGCTGCCGGCGGACCTGCACCCGCGGGCGTTCGCCGCCGATGACCCGTTCGGCGCCCAGCTGGCGCAGCTGCTGGAGATCGTCGACGAGGTCCGGCCGCAGGTTCTGGTGTCCTACGCCGCGGACGGGACCTACGGGCATCCCGACCACGTCCGCGCGCACGAGCTGACGGTGGCCGCCGCGGCGGCACGGCCGGACGTCGTCGCCAAGCTCTACTTCGCCGTCCGGTCGGGGGCACTGCTCGAGGACGGCCTCGCCCGGCTGCTGTCGGCCTGCGGGGACCCGGGCGGTACCGGCCTGCGCTGGCCGGAACCCGACGAGCACCCGGGCTTCGACGAGACCGCCGTGACGACCCGGGTCGACGTCGCCGGCTACGACGCCGAGCGGATCGCCGCGATGCGGGCGCACGCCACCCAGATCGATGTCCGGACCGGCCCCGGCTGGACGGCGTTCGCGATGAGCAACGGGATCGTGCAGCCGTTGCTGGGGGTGGAGGAGTTCGTCCTCGCGGGTGCGCCCGCCGGGTGCGCGGAGTCCGACCTGTTCGAGGGGGTGGATCCGTGA
- a CDS encoding GNAT family N-acetyltransferase, whose amino-acid sequence MPDEFIGRRVALRHRIADDGATGPRFTDAVGELTPDGPDAVIVHTRTGPVRVERDAVVAIRAVPPAPPRRAPRAAVARLERLRADAWPAPVQEHLGGWLLRAAGGYTKRANSALALADPGVPVERALERVREFAERHAIAPVVQAPAGSPWSNRVLDAGWEVLSGWGGECLVLVASAGDPDGAPDWPPVPSASWWAVSGEDPPVPGSPAWAVLTGAAEPVPAGEQSRATGPVTPVRPGEQSKGTGPATPLRGGEQSRATPRVGFGVLESAEGEPAAAVRAAVVDDHVYVARLQVADAFRRRGLAARLTRSALAWGAARGARFAMLDVAVDNPAGRALYAREGWSEHHRYHYLVPGDRPSAG is encoded by the coding sequence ATGCCGGATGAGTTCATCGGACGTCGGGTGGCGCTGCGCCACCGGATCGCCGACGACGGCGCGACAGGCCCTCGCTTCACCGACGCGGTCGGTGAGCTCACCCCGGACGGGCCGGACGCTGTGATCGTGCACACCCGGACCGGTCCGGTCCGCGTCGAGCGGGACGCCGTCGTCGCGATCCGTGCCGTGCCACCCGCGCCGCCGCGCAGGGCCCCACGGGCGGCCGTGGCCCGCCTGGAACGGCTCCGGGCGGACGCCTGGCCGGCACCGGTGCAGGAGCACCTCGGCGGCTGGCTGCTGCGCGCGGCCGGCGGCTACACCAAGCGCGCGAACTCCGCGCTCGCCCTGGCCGATCCCGGCGTCCCGGTGGAGCGGGCGCTCGAGCGGGTGCGGGAGTTCGCCGAGCGGCACGCCATCGCCCCCGTCGTGCAGGCACCCGCCGGTTCCCCCTGGTCGAACCGGGTACTGGACGCCGGATGGGAGGTGCTGTCCGGATGGGGCGGGGAGTGCCTGGTGCTGGTCGCGTCCGCCGGGGACCCGGACGGTGCGCCGGACTGGCCCCCGGTCCCGTCGGCGTCGTGGTGGGCCGTGTCCGGGGAGGACCCGCCGGTCCCCGGCTCGCCGGCGTGGGCGGTGCTGACCGGCGCGGCCGAGCCGGTGCCCGCAGGTGAGCAGAGCAGAGCGACCGGGCCGGTCACTCCCGTGCGCCCCGGTGAGCAGAGCAAAGGCACCGGGCCGGCCACCCCGCTGCGCGGAGGTGAGCAGAGCAGAGCGACACCACGGGTGGGGTTCGGTGTGCTCGAGTCCGCCGAGGGGGAACCGGCTGCGGCGGTTCGTGCCGCCGTTGTCGACGATCATGTCTACGTCGCTCGCCTGCAGGTCGCGGACGCATTCCGCCGGCGGGGCCTCGCCGCCCGGCTCACGAGGTCCGCGCTGGCCTGGGGCGCGGCGCGGGGCGCCCGGTTCGCGATGCTCGACGTCGCCGTCGACAACCCGGCCGGCCGCGCGCTGTACGCCCGTGAGGGCTGGTCCGAGCACCATCGGTACCACTATCTGGTGCCGGGCGACCGCCCGTCCGCCGGTTGA
- the fdxA gene encoding ferredoxin, with protein sequence MTYVIAEPCVDLLDKACIEECPVDCIYEGGRMLYIHPDECVDCGACEPVCPVEAIYYEDDVPEQWAAYTKANVDFFDELGSPGGASKVGKVDRDVEPAKSLPPQEHDE encoded by the coding sequence GTGACCTACGTGATCGCCGAGCCCTGCGTCGACCTGCTCGACAAGGCGTGTATCGAGGAATGCCCGGTGGACTGCATCTACGAGGGCGGCCGGATGCTCTACATCCACCCCGACGAGTGCGTCGACTGCGGTGCCTGTGAGCCGGTCTGCCCCGTGGAGGCCATCTACTACGAGGACGACGTCCCCGAGCAGTGGGCCGCCTACACCAAGGCGAACGTCGACTTCTTCGACGAGCTGGGCTCGCCGGGCGGCGCCTCCAAGGTCGGCAAGGTCGACCGCGACGTGGAGCCCGCCAAGAGCCTTCCCCCGCAGGAACACGACGAGTGA
- the dapC gene encoding succinyldiaminopimelate transaminase gives MTRLDLPDFPWDSLAPARERATAHPGGIVDLSVGTPVDAVPELLRDALAGPAALEPGYPTTHGPAPLREAIVASLQRRFGVAGIDPVAVLPTIGSKELVAWLPTLLGLGSGDTVVIPELAYPTYEVGARLAGAAYIRSDGLTAAGPARVGLVWLNSPSNPTGRVLPVEHLRKVVAWARERGAVVASDECYLGLPGDADPAPRSVLHPDVSDGDPTGLLAVHSLSKVSNLAGYRTGFVTGDPALVAGLLEVRKHAGMIVPRPVQAALQAAVSDDVHVAEQAARYDARRERLRAGLEKAGLRIEHSQAGLYLWASEGEQCRTTVDRLADLGILVAPGEFYGPAGARHVRVALTAADERIDAAVERLGGT, from the coding sequence GTGACCAGGCTGGACCTTCCCGACTTCCCCTGGGATTCGCTGGCCCCTGCACGTGAGCGGGCCACCGCGCATCCCGGCGGCATCGTCGATCTCTCCGTCGGCACCCCGGTGGACGCCGTCCCCGAGCTGCTGCGCGACGCACTCGCCGGGCCGGCCGCTCTGGAACCGGGCTACCCGACGACGCACGGTCCGGCTCCGCTGCGCGAGGCCATCGTCGCCTCGTTGCAGCGGCGTTTCGGCGTGGCCGGGATCGATCCGGTCGCCGTGCTGCCGACCATCGGCTCCAAGGAGCTGGTGGCCTGGCTGCCGACGCTGCTCGGCCTCGGATCCGGCGACACCGTCGTCATCCCGGAGCTGGCGTACCCGACCTACGAGGTCGGGGCACGTCTGGCGGGTGCCGCGTACATCCGGTCGGACGGGCTGACAGCGGCAGGTCCGGCCCGGGTGGGGCTGGTCTGGCTGAACTCGCCGTCCAACCCGACCGGACGGGTCCTGCCCGTCGAGCACCTGCGGAAGGTGGTCGCCTGGGCTCGGGAACGGGGTGCTGTCGTCGCCTCCGACGAGTGCTACCTCGGGCTGCCCGGCGACGCCGACCCCGCACCGCGGTCGGTGCTGCATCCCGATGTCTCGGACGGCGACCCCACCGGTCTGCTGGCCGTGCACTCCCTGTCGAAGGTGTCGAACCTCGCCGGCTACCGGACCGGGTTCGTGACCGGCGACCCGGCACTGGTCGCGGGTCTGCTGGAGGTGCGCAAGCACGCCGGCATGATCGTGCCCCGGCCGGTGCAGGCGGCGCTGCAGGCCGCCGTGTCCGACGACGTGCACGTCGCCGAGCAGGCCGCCCGCTACGACGCCCGCCGGGAGCGCCTGCGGGCCGGTCTGGAGAAGGCGGGCCTGCGGATCGAGCACTCCCAGGCGGGGCTCTACCTGTGGGCCTCCGAGGGTGAGCAGTGCAGGACGACCGTCGACCGGCTGGCCGACCTCGGGATCCTGGTCGCGCCGGGCGAGTTCTACGGGCCCGCCGGGGCGCGACACGTCCGGGTCGCGCTGACCGCGGCGGACGAGCGGATCGACGCCGCCGTGGAGCGGCTCGGCGGTACCTGA
- a CDS encoding MFS transporter: MSSPASPAPAQRAVRPALVLLGVLAVAVNLRAALAGYPPLLETIRAELGVGSGAAGLVQAGAVLMMSAGSFGAAALTARIGRERLLGIAVVTIAVGSLLRSVAALPALVGGSVLVGLGIGIAGVQLTGVVKEHLADRAGAVTGAYVVAMMVGATIASAVAVPLAVLLGGWSFSLAVWAVPAMLALAAWIPVASRIGRSRTAAVAPDPHTAGVPVRATWRDPFARWTACYLVGSSTAFYGWLTWLSPYYESQGWSPQAAGLLLAVWSVSQIPVALLVPAAAERRRRWQFWASLSVLSTVAGTAGALLLPAPETALPWVWTVLIGFGVGSGLPLGLTVIAWRTSTPARSAAVSGFALGIGYLAAGLGPPTMGVLIDLGGFGPAIGLLVAAGLVQGLAVARIGNRPS; this comes from the coding sequence ATGTCGTCTCCGGCGAGCCCGGCACCCGCACAGCGGGCGGTCCGGCCGGCGTTGGTGCTGCTCGGGGTGCTGGCGGTGGCGGTGAACCTGCGCGCCGCGCTGGCCGGGTACCCACCGCTGCTGGAGACGATCCGGGCCGAGCTGGGTGTCGGTTCCGGTGCGGCCGGCCTGGTCCAGGCCGGTGCGGTGCTGATGATGTCGGCGGGCTCGTTCGGTGCGGCGGCGTTGACCGCCCGGATCGGGCGGGAGCGGCTGCTGGGGATCGCCGTCGTGACGATCGCGGTCGGCAGCCTGCTGCGTTCGGTCGCCGCCCTCCCCGCACTCGTCGGCGGGAGCGTGCTGGTCGGGCTGGGGATCGGTATCGCCGGTGTCCAGCTGACCGGGGTCGTCAAGGAGCATCTCGCCGACCGGGCCGGTGCGGTGACCGGCGCCTACGTCGTCGCGATGATGGTGGGGGCGACGATCGCGTCCGCGGTCGCGGTCCCGCTGGCGGTGCTGCTGGGCGGGTGGTCGTTCTCGCTGGCGGTGTGGGCCGTACCGGCCATGCTGGCACTCGCCGCGTGGATCCCTGTCGCGTCGCGGATCGGACGCTCCCGCACCGCGGCCGTCGCTCCCGACCCGCACACCGCCGGGGTCCCGGTGCGGGCGACCTGGCGGGACCCGTTCGCCCGCTGGACGGCCTGCTACCTCGTCGGCTCGTCGACCGCCTTCTACGGCTGGTTGACGTGGCTGTCGCCCTACTACGAGTCACAGGGCTGGTCCCCGCAGGCGGCGGGACTGCTCCTGGCGGTCTGGAGCGTCTCGCAGATCCCGGTCGCGCTGCTGGTGCCCGCCGCGGCGGAACGGCGGCGGCGCTGGCAGTTCTGGGCGTCGCTGTCGGTGTTGAGCACCGTGGCTGGAACCGCCGGGGCCCTGCTGCTGCCGGCGCCCGAAACCGCGCTGCCCTGGGTGTGGACGGTCCTGATCGGTTTCGGCGTCGGCTCGGGACTCCCGCTGGGACTCACCGTGATCGCCTGGCGGACGTCGACCCCGGCACGGAGCGCGGCGGTCAGCGGGTTCGCGCTGGGGATCGGCTACCTGGCGGCAGGGCTGGGCCCTCCCACGATGGGCGTGCTCATCGACCTGGGTGGCTTCGGGCCCGCGATCGGCCTGCTCGTCGCGGCAGGCCTCGTCCAGGGGCTCGCCGTCGCCAGGATCGGCAACCGCCCGAGTTAG
- a CDS encoding CHAD domain-containing protein: protein MDGAPQPPSNLYGVADLGEPLEAGPGEPAVNHVRALLDKRLRAMLHHEPGVREGSDPEELHRMRVSVRRMRAALKSARPLLDGAWADELRSELGRLGRALGPVRDLDVMIERLRGAVATLPPAERAAGDRLVSVLEADRIGARAEMLDELDSDRHAALRRRLVEAVSAPLPEPAAEVARPALIDLVRAETRKLSKAVHRAGPNPPDMTLHDLRIRTKRLRYTGELVEPAMRTSKGRRTSDAKQVRKMLKAAEELQEVLGDHQDACVAEHRVRALLDELGDSPDAHEVFVGGRLVERERTRAEELRGRWWQAWESLSERADQL, encoded by the coding sequence ATGGACGGGGCCCCGCAGCCTCCCTCGAACCTGTACGGCGTGGCCGATCTCGGCGAGCCGCTCGAAGCCGGGCCCGGAGAGCCGGCGGTGAACCACGTCCGCGCGCTGCTGGACAAGCGGCTGCGCGCGATGCTGCACCACGAGCCGGGTGTGCGGGAGGGGTCCGATCCCGAGGAACTGCACCGGATGCGGGTCTCCGTGCGCCGGATGCGCGCCGCGCTGAAGTCGGCTCGGCCGCTGCTCGACGGCGCCTGGGCCGACGAGCTGCGCTCGGAGCTGGGCAGGCTCGGCCGGGCACTGGGTCCCGTCCGCGATCTCGACGTGATGATCGAACGCCTGCGCGGCGCGGTGGCCACCCTGCCACCGGCCGAGCGGGCCGCCGGCGACCGTCTGGTGTCGGTGCTCGAGGCCGACCGGATCGGGGCGCGCGCGGAGATGCTCGACGAGCTCGACTCCGACCGGCACGCCGCACTGCGTCGTCGCCTGGTCGAGGCCGTTTCCGCGCCGCTCCCGGAGCCCGCCGCCGAGGTCGCCCGCCCGGCGCTGATCGACCTGGTCCGCGCCGAGACCCGCAAACTGTCCAAGGCAGTGCACCGCGCCGGGCCGAACCCGCCGGACATGACCCTGCACGACCTGCGGATCCGGACGAAGCGGCTGCGCTACACCGGTGAACTCGTCGAACCGGCGATGCGCACGTCGAAGGGCAGGCGCACCTCGGACGCCAAGCAGGTCCGGAAGATGCTCAAGGCCGCGGAGGAGCTGCAGGAGGTGCTGGGCGACCATCAGGACGCCTGCGTCGCCGAGCACCGCGTCCGTGCTCTGCTCGACGAGCTGGGCGACTCACCGGACGCCCACGAGGTCTTCGTCGGTGGCCGGCTCGTGGAGCGCGAGCGGACACGCGCCGAGGAGCTCCGCGGCCGCTGGTGGCAGGCGTGGGAGTCGCTCTCCGAGCGGGCCGACCAGCTCTGA
- the dapD gene encoding 2,3,4,5-tetrahydropyridine-2,6-dicarboxylate N-succinyltransferase yields the protein MSTEYRREGASATGLATVTTDGTVLDVWYPVPALAGTEVTDPADDLAALVASDELRGVRTEVVRTEIASLADAPADAADVYLRLHLLSHRLVQPHQVNLEGQFGLLANVVWTNHGPCPVAGFELTRAKLRARGPVTVTHVDKFPRMVDYVVPSGVRIGDADRVRLGAHLAEGTTVMHEGFVNFNAGTLGTSMVEGRISAGVVVGDGSDLGGSASVMGTLSGGGKEVISVGRRCLLGANAGLGISLGDDCVVEAGLYVTAGTKVTLPDGTTAAAHTLSGQDGVLFRRNSVTGAVEALPRTGDGIALNAALHAN from the coding sequence GTGAGTACCGAGTACCGCCGCGAAGGCGCTTCCGCCACCGGCCTGGCCACCGTCACGACCGACGGCACCGTCCTCGACGTGTGGTACCCGGTCCCGGCGCTCGCCGGGACCGAGGTGACCGACCCCGCCGACGATCTCGCCGCGCTCGTCGCGTCCGACGAGCTTCGCGGAGTGCGCACCGAGGTCGTCCGCACCGAGATCGCGTCGCTGGCCGACGCTCCGGCCGACGCCGCCGACGTCTATCTGCGCCTGCACCTGCTCAGCCATCGTCTCGTCCAGCCGCACCAGGTGAACCTGGAGGGCCAGTTCGGCCTGCTGGCCAACGTCGTCTGGACCAACCACGGCCCGTGCCCGGTCGCTGGGTTCGAGCTCACCCGCGCGAAGCTGCGCGCACGCGGGCCGGTCACCGTGACCCACGTCGACAAGTTCCCGCGGATGGTCGACTACGTGGTCCCCTCCGGCGTCCGGATCGGCGACGCCGACCGCGTCCGGCTGGGGGCGCACCTGGCCGAAGGGACGACCGTCATGCACGAGGGTTTCGTCAACTTCAACGCCGGAACTCTCGGCACCTCGATGGTCGAGGGGCGCATCTCGGCCGGCGTCGTCGTCGGTGACGGGTCCGACCTGGGCGGGTCCGCCTCGGTCATGGGCACCCTGTCCGGTGGCGGCAAGGAGGTCATCTCGGTCGGGCGGCGCTGCCTGCTGGGCGCCAACGCGGGCCTGGGTATCTCGCTCGGCGACGACTGCGTGGTCGAGGCCGGCCTCTACGTCACCGCCGGCACGAAGGTGACGCTGCCCGACGGCACGACGGCCGCCGCCCACACCCTGTCCGGGCAGGACGGGGTGCTGTTCCGCCGCAACTCCGTGACCGGCGCGGTCGAGGCGCTGCCGCGGACCGGCGACGGCATCGCCCTGAACGCCGCTCTCCACGCCAACTAG
- a CDS encoding helix-turn-helix domain-containing protein — MKTLADGDGLPEDPRPPSVTTAVPDVSGLVRSVRRRADLSQRELAERTGLSPATIGRIESRSLIPAFHTLVTILAVGGVRLVAVDGENRQVTPMEDPPGDDLRDGAGRRFPSHLDVILDPAPGEWWGDRYGLARPPETFLRDRTMRDVMRRRSVWEVRVKLYQWVSPPPTIERWIQLQARCEQCGRIPPPVPPPFTVERVHRYLAAAARIAGDQVASTRVARPTHCDAPRTAPDR, encoded by the coding sequence ATGAAAACCCTGGCGGACGGCGATGGCCTACCCGAGGATCCGCGGCCTCCGAGCGTGACCACGGCGGTTCCCGATGTCTCCGGGCTGGTGCGCTCAGTGCGGCGCCGGGCCGATCTCTCCCAGCGGGAGCTGGCCGAGAGGACGGGATTGTCACCGGCCACGATCGGCCGGATCGAGAGCCGGTCGCTGATCCCCGCCTTCCACACCCTGGTGACGATCCTCGCCGTGGGTGGCGTCCGGCTGGTCGCGGTCGACGGCGAGAACCGGCAGGTCACACCGATGGAGGATCCTCCGGGCGACGACCTGCGGGACGGTGCCGGCCGCCGCTTCCCCTCCCACCTCGACGTCATCCTCGATCCGGCGCCCGGCGAGTGGTGGGGCGACCGGTACGGCCTCGCCCGGCCCCCGGAGACCTTCCTGCGGGACCGCACGATGCGCGACGTGATGCGTCGCCGCAGTGTCTGGGAGGTCCGCGTCAAGCTCTACCAGTGGGTGAGCCCGCCCCCCACGATCGAACGGTGGATCCAGCTGCAGGCACGCTGCGAGCAGTGCGGACGGATACCGCCGCCTGTTCCGCCGCCGTTCACCGTCGAGCGGGTGCACCGCTACCTCGCCGCAGCCGCCCGCATCGCCGGAGATCAGGTGGCGAGTACGAGGGTGGCCCGACCCACCCACTGCGACGCGCCGCGGACGGCACCGGACCGGTAG
- the dapE gene encoding succinyl-diaminopimelate desuccinylase produces the protein MSALDLTADPVALTAAMVDVASVSGEERQLADLLEHALREQAPHLEVLRSGDAVLARTRLGRAHRVLLAGHIDTVPIADNVPSRRADGIVHGCGTSDMKSGDAVFAHLAATLPEPRHDVTFVFYDCEEIEAERNGLGRIEREHREWLDADLAILGEPTDGALEAGCQGTLRVELRTAGRRAHSARSWLGDNAIHRAGEILSRLASYEARDVDIDGCRYREGLQAVRISGGVAGNVVPDECIVTVNFRFAPDRSTEQAVQHVREVFDGIPLVVTDLSAGALPGLSAPAAAEFVEASGAVPRAKYGWTDVSRFAALGIPAVNYGPGDPNLAHTRDEHVAEDAITACTAVLRRYLGS, from the coding sequence ATCTCCGCCCTGGACCTGACCGCCGATCCGGTCGCGCTGACCGCGGCGATGGTCGACGTGGCGAGCGTCTCCGGTGAGGAACGGCAGCTCGCCGACCTGCTGGAGCACGCCCTGCGGGAACAGGCACCGCACCTGGAGGTGCTGCGCTCCGGAGACGCCGTCCTGGCGCGTACCCGGCTGGGCCGGGCACACCGTGTGCTGCTCGCGGGCCACATCGACACGGTCCCGATCGCGGACAACGTGCCGTCCCGGCGTGCCGACGGCATCGTGCACGGCTGTGGCACCTCGGACATGAAGTCCGGGGACGCCGTCTTCGCGCACCTCGCGGCCACGCTGCCGGAGCCGCGGCACGACGTCACGTTCGTCTTCTACGACTGCGAGGAGATCGAGGCCGAGCGCAACGGGCTCGGCCGGATCGAGCGGGAGCACCGCGAGTGGCTCGACGCCGATCTCGCGATCCTCGGTGAGCCGACCGACGGCGCGCTCGAGGCCGGATGCCAGGGCACGCTGCGGGTCGAGCTCCGCACCGCCGGCCGGCGGGCACACTCGGCGCGTTCCTGGCTGGGGGACAACGCGATCCACCGGGCCGGGGAAATCCTGTCCAGGCTGGCGTCGTACGAGGCCCGCGACGTCGACATCGACGGTTGCCGGTACCGCGAGGGTCTGCAGGCCGTCCGGATCTCCGGTGGTGTCGCGGGCAACGTCGTCCCCGACGAGTGCATCGTCACGGTGAACTTCCGGTTCGCGCCCGACCGGTCCACCGAGCAGGCCGTCCAGCACGTACGCGAGGTCTTCGACGGCATTCCACTGGTCGTCACCGACCTGTCGGCGGGTGCACTGCCGGGACTGTCGGCGCCGGCTGCGGCGGAGTTCGTCGAGGCCAGCGGCGCCGTGCCGCGCGCGAAGTACGGCTGGACCGATGTGTCCCGCTTCGCCGCGCTCGGGATCCCCGCCGTCAACTACGGCCCGGGCGACCCGAACCTCGCGCACACCCGCGACGAGCACGTCGCCGAGGACGCCATCACGGCCTGCACGGCGGTGCTGCGGCGGTACCTCGGGTCCTGA